The genome window TTCTCCGACGGCATCCTTGCCGATTGAAACCGATTTCAACGAATAATCTATGAGTTTTAACTTAAGCCCTACAATTTTGTCAATTGCTTTATATGACGAATCTACAGGACCATCACCAGTGCTTGATGCTGAAAACAATTTTTTACCTTTTTTTAATTCAATTTTAGCAGTTGGTTTTACTATTGTACCGGATGTAACAAACACATTTTTTAACTCGTAAATCTGTTTTTCAGTTAAAAGCCCGCTTTCAATAATTGTTATAATATCTTCATCATAGATATTTTTCTTTTTATCCGCAAGTGTTTTGAATTCAGCGAATGCATTTTCAAGTTCTCTTCGGCTTAATTTGAAACCCAGTTCCTGAACTTTTTTGTCAAACGCATGCCGACCCGAATGTTTGCCTAACACAAGTGTAGATTCTTTCAGCCCGATTGATTGAGGTGTCATAATTTCATATGTTGATGCCTTTGTTAGAATTCCATGCTGATGAATACCTGCTTCATGTGCGAATGCATTACTGCCGACAATTGCCTTGTTAGGTTGGATTGGCATACCTGTGAGTGCGGAAACCAGTTTAGATGTTTTAGAGATTTCGGTTGTTTTTATAGATGTCTCAAATGCAAAAATTTTTTTTCTCGTATGAAGCGACATTACAACTTCTTCAAGTGATGCATTCCCGGCTCGTTCGCCGAGCCCATTTATAGTACATTCAATCTGTCTGGCACCATTTATAATTGCAGAAAGCGAATTCGCGGTTGCAAGTCCTAAATCATTATGGCAGTGAACAGAAATTACTGCTTTATGGATATTAGGTACTTTCAGAAAAAGTTTTGCTATAAGTTCACCAAACTCTGATGGTATAGAATAGCCAACGGTATCAGGAATATTTACCGTTGTAGCGCCTGCATCAATCACCGCTTCAACCACTCGGCAGAGAAAATCAAACTCAGTTCTTACTGCATCTTCAGGCGAGAATTCAACATCACCCCCCCCCGTTTTATTTTTTGCATATTTTACCGCATCAATAGCGGTTTGAAAAACTTCTTCAGGCGACATTTTTAATTTATACTTCATATGGATAGGGCTTGTTGCTAAAAATGTATGTATCCGATGATTTTTAGAATATCTAACTGCATCAAAGCAGACATCAATATCTTTTTTTAATGCTCGGGCAAGTCCACAAATCACAGAATCTTTAATTTTTTTTGCTATAAGCGAGACCGCTTCAAAATCACCTTGGGATGCGATTGGGAAACCCGCTTCTATCACATCCACACCAAGCAGCGATAGTTGCTGTGCGATTTCTAATTTCTGCTTGGTGTTAAGCGACGCACCGGGTGATTGCTCACCATCTCTTAAAGTAGTATCAAAAATAATTATCTTTTCCATAAATTTCAGCAAAACTTACATATTACGACGCAACAGACACTAAGACACTATGACACAACGATGATTTATTCGTCTGTCTTTATTCGTGTTTCCTTATTCTAATCAACCTCAACAAATAGCCGATAATACCAGACAGAAAATACAGAATATAGATTATAAAAATTGTATTCTGTGGATATGTAAATATCAGAATAATTGCAACAATCAAAAGTACCAGCATCTGAAACGAGTGCGGACGGGCAAAATTTAACCATTTGAAATTTGAGTATTTTATTTTTGATATAAGAAAAATAGAGATGATAACCATTAAGAATGGCATTGTCTGAAAAAACATTGGCATTCGTTTCATCAATAGTGGGATTGTTTTTGCGGTTAATTCCGGACCTGTTGCAAAAAGTTCGTATGAAAGTACGAATGACGCGATGATTCCACCAGCAGCGGTTGTTGGCAGCCCTTCAAAATATGTCATGCTTCCGGTAACCATATTACCACTATTTTGCTGTGCTTTTGAATTGAACCGTGCAAGTCGGAGTGCAGATGCAATCACAAAAAAAACTGCAATAGCAAAACCGATTTTGCCCATATCTTTTAGCACAAGTTGATACATCAGAATAGATGGTGCAATCCCAAACGACGAAAAATCTGCCAGAGAATCAAGTTCTAACCCGAATGAACTTTCAACATGAAGTGAGCGGGCGATTCTACCGTCTGCGATATCCATCAAAATAGCAACGATAATCGCCCAGGCAGCAGCAGTGAATTGCGATGAGATTGAATAATGTATAGAAAAAAAGCCCGCGGCGATATTTGTAACTGTAAAAATGCTTGGCAAAATATAAATGTCTCTTTTCATTGTTCAGGTATTATTTCTCCTATAACTGTTATTCCTGCTTTTACTTTATTGCCGACTGCAACTTTCAATTTTATATTTTCTGGCAAATAAATATCAACCTGACTGCCAAAATGTATCAACCCTATTTTTTCGCCTTGTTTTATCACATCGTCTAACTTAACCCAAAGCTCGCATTTCTGAGCAATAATCCCGGCAATCTGTTTTATATAAATGGACATTTGTCCATTTATGCCGACGAGATTTTGTGTATTTTTTACTGCTGCATCAGGATGATTAGCAGGCAAAAATTTTCCTGATTCTTTTTTTATATATGTAATTTTTCCCGAAATAGGCGCTCTTTGCAAATGAACATCAAGAACCGATAGAAAAATTTTTACAACTTTTGCCCGACCTTTAATAACCAACGATTCTTCAATATCAGAAATCTCAAAAACAGTTCCATCAGCAGGTGATAGAATTTGGTTTTCATCAAAACCAATTTTTCTTGTCGGGTCTCTAAAAAAATAAATACAGAAAATTGCCAGAATCAAAAAAATACTGCCAAAAATATAGTTAAGTAACCCACCAACAAAAAAGAATATCAACGAAAAAATCAGAAACAAAAAAATATATTTGAAACCTGCTTTTACCATATAACACCAGATTGAAGATTAGAGATGGGAGATGGAAGTAAACTCCTCGTTCCCTTCTGCTATCCCCTATCTGTCTCTGATTTAACTTTTATTCCCGGACCCATCGTAGATGAAACTGCGATACTATTTATGTACTGCCCTTTTGCTGATGCTGGTTTTAGTATAAGAATCTGTGAAATTATTGCTTTTGCATTCTCAACCAGTTTGTTTTCATCAAACGAAAGTTTGCCTACAACAGAATGAACAATCCCCTCCGGGTCATTTTTGAACTCTACTCTGCCTGCTTTAATTTCTTTCACAGTTTTTGCTATATCAAATGTTACAGTTCCCGTTTTAGGATTTGGCATAAGCCCGCGAGGACCTAAAATTTTGCCGACTTTTGATAGGTCTTTCATTGTATCGGGTGTTGCGACAACAGCATCAAATTCCAGCCAGCCTTTTGAAATTTTATCAATAATATCCTCACAGCCAACAAAATCCGCACCGGCTGTTTCAGCCTCTTTTAGTTTTTCACCTTTTGCTATTACTACAACCTTTTTTGTTTTGCCAAGCCCATGTGGAAGTAAAACAGTACCACGAACTGCCTGGTCTGTTTGTTTTGGGTCAATTCCCAGCCGAACAGCAATTTCTACTGTTTCATCAAATTTTGCTGATGCCGACTGTTTCAGAATTTTTACCGCTTCTTCCAGTGAATACAATTTTGTTTTATCAAATTTTTGTTCGTTTTCTTTAGTTCGTTTTGACATAGTAACTCCTTCGGAGAAGTTAAAGGTCAAAGGTTAAAATTTGTGTACTGTATTTTAATTTATACCTTCAATTTTAACCTTTTATTTTTATCTTTAACTTGCTGTTATCTCTATCCCCATTGATTTTGCGGTACCTTCTACTATTTTTATTGCTGATTCAAGTGTAGTTGTATTCAAATCAGGCATTTTCTGTTTTGCAATATCTTCAATCTGTTTTTTGGTGATTTTTGCAATTTTCTGTTTCTGGTCTCCTGCTGCTTTTGCGATACCACATGCTTTTTTCAGAAGTGCTGAAACAGGTGGCACTTTAGTAATAAATGTAAATGACCTATCATCATATATGGTAATTATTACTGGGACAAGCATTCCTGCTTCAAGCGATTTTGTTTTTTCATTAAACTGCTTACAAAAATCCATAATATTGACACCGTGCTGCCCTAATGCAGGACCTACTGGTGGTGCCGGATTTGCAGCACCTGCTGGAATTTGAAGTTTTACCTGTGTTTTTACTTTTTTAGCCATTGTCGCTTCGCTCCTATCACGAATAACATATCCCGAATATCATCACAAATTATCCCGAATAACAACTGAAATGTATATTGAAATTTATAGAAATTTGTTGAAACTCATTGCAACTTCTAAACAATTAATTTCTATGTGTTTCTACTGTGTTTCTATTTATTTCAAAGATTTCATTCGTGTTTTGTTCGTGATATTTGCCTTTATTCGTGCGCCTCTATTCGTGATTATAATTTCTCTACTTGTAAGAAGTCCAACTCTACAGGTGTTGACCGACCAAATATAGAAACCATAACTTTCAGTTTCCCTTTTTCTTCGTTAATTTCTTCAATCAATCCCATAAAATTCGCAAAAGGTCCGTCTATTATTCTTACCGTTTCCTCTTTTTCAAACACAATAGCTGGTTTTGGTTTTAATGGCGGCGGCGCCTCAACTAAATCAATAACATTCTTAATTTCATCGTCGGGCAGTGGTATAGGCCTTATCCCGCCCAGAAAAGTACTAACACCGGTTGTGTTTTTCACAAGCCAATATGTTTCGTTATCTATTTCCATTTCTATGAATATGTATCCTGGAAAGTATTTCCTTTTTTTAGCGATTTTTTTATTCTTCTTGATTTCAACCACTTCTTCAGTTGGAATCAATACTCTACCGAATTTTTGTGTAAGATTCAGATTAGCAATTTGTTTTTCCAACTCCTGTTTTGCTTTCTCTTCGTAATTTGTCAATGTATGAACCACATACCATTTCATCGCAATTTGTCCCCCATTAGAAGCAATTAAAAATTAAAAGTTAAAAATGAAAAATTATTGATAACACCTTAATTTTTAATTTTACATTTTACATTTTTAATTGCCTCTACCCCAATAGCCATCTAACAACCATAGAAAGTATAAAATCAACCAGTCCTATAAAAATAGCGACTATGATTATAAGGATTGCTATTACAACTGTTGATGCAAGCACTTCTTTCCTGCCAAGCCAGGTTACTTTTTTTAACTCTTCTATCGCTTCTTTTACAAACTGAATCATTTTCTGTATCATATTAAATCCTTTATTATTCGGGAGTGGCAGGATTCGAACCTGCAGTCCCGGTTTTGGAGACCGGTGGTTTGCCAATTAACCGACACTCCCACAAGGAATCACTTTATTTCTTTATGGATGGTATGTGCTTTACAGAATTTACAGTATTTTTTTATTTCTAACTTTTCCGTTTCTGTTTTTTTGTTTTTTCTTGTAGTATAATTTCTTCTTTTACATTTCTGACATGCCAAAATAATTATCTCTCTCATTTTTTTTCGCTCCTATTTCTTAAACAATCCGTAAAATTTTGCAAAAAAATTCTTTTTTTCTGGGCTGCGGTTTATTTCATAACTTGTCATTTCTTTTCGTCGTTCAATTGTTTCTTTCATATGCTGGGCAGCAGATGGATTTTTTTTTATAACCAGTTCTATATCCGATTTATATAGCACAAATGCTTCTGTGTTTTCTTCCGCTTTGACGGTCGCCCCTACTGGCGAATGCGTGATGAGTGATGTCTCGCCAAAATAATCTCCAGCACCAAGTTCACCAATTTTCACATTGCTTTTTCGTTCGTTATTTATGAATACAGCAACTTTTCCTGAATTTATTATGAAAAAGAATCTGCCATGGTCACCTTGTTTTATTATTATTTCGCCTTTTCTGTATGATTTTTTATCTACCGTAGAAAGAACCGTGTCAACTTCGGCGGATGTAAATCCAGCAAAAAATTCAAGTTTGCGAAGTGTTCTTATAAGATTAAGCATTTCATTTTCTGATATTTTCATTTTTTAACTCTCAAATTATCCTGAATAAGCCCGCAAGCGGGATTGAACCGCCGACCTCTTCCTTACCAAGGAAGTGCTCTACCAACTGAGCTACACGGGCAAAGTTTAATTTTACAAGAATTTTTTGGATTTGTCAAGTTTCCATGCCAAATTATTTTATTTTTTTTCTATCTTTCTGTGAT of Elusimicrobiota bacterium contains these proteins:
- the rpmG gene encoding 50S ribosomal protein L33 — translated: MREIIILACQKCKRRNYTTRKNKKTETEKLEIKKYCKFCKAHTIHKEIK
- a CDS encoding cyclic nucleotide-binding domain-containing protein yields the protein MKISENEMLNLIRTLRKLEFFAGFTSAEVDTVLSTVDKKSYRKGEIIIKQGDHGRFFFIINSGKVAVFINNERKSNVKIGELGAGDYFGETSLITHSPVGATVKAEENTEAFVLYKSDIELVIKKNPSAAQHMKETIERRKEMTSYEINRSPEKKNFFAKFYGLFKK
- a CDS encoding 2-isopropylmalate synthase, encoding MEKIIIFDTTLRDGEQSPGASLNTKQKLEIAQQLSLLGVDVIEAGFPIASQGDFEAVSLIAKKIKDSVICGLARALKKDIDVCFDAVRYSKNHRIHTFLATSPIHMKYKLKMSPEEVFQTAIDAVKYAKNKTGGGDVEFSPEDAVRTEFDFLCRVVEAVIDAGATTVNIPDTVGYSIPSEFGELIAKLFLKVPNIHKAVISVHCHNDLGLATANSLSAIINGARQIECTINGLGERAGNASLEEVVMSLHTRKKIFAFETSIKTTEISKTSKLVSALTGMPIQPNKAIVGSNAFAHEAGIHQHGILTKASTYEIMTPQSIGLKESTLVLGKHSGRHAFDKKVQELGFKLSRRELENAFAEFKTLADKKKNIYDEDIITIIESGLLTEKQIYELKNVFVTSGTIVKPTAKIELKKGKKLFSASSTGDGPVDSSYKAIDKIVGLKLKLIDYSLKSVSIGKDAVGEASVKVEHKGKLFGGRGTSTDVIEASVKAYLSAINRILWHI
- the nusG gene encoding transcription termination/antitermination protein NusG, with protein sequence MAMKWYVVHTLTNYEEKAKQELEKQIANLNLTQKFGRVLIPTEEVVEIKKNKKIAKKRKYFPGYIFIEMEIDNETYWLVKNTTGVSTFLGGIRPIPLPDDEIKNVIDLVEAPPPLKPKPAIVFEKEETVRIIDGPFANFMGLIEEINEEKGKLKVMVSIFGRSTPVELDFLQVEKL
- the secE gene encoding preprotein translocase subunit SecE, with the translated sequence MIQKMIQFVKEAIEELKKVTWLGRKEVLASTVVIAILIIIVAIFIGLVDFILSMVVRWLLG
- the rplA gene encoding 50S ribosomal protein L1, whose amino-acid sequence is MSKRTKENEQKFDKTKLYSLEEAVKILKQSASAKFDETVEIAVRLGIDPKQTDQAVRGTVLLPHGLGKTKKVVVIAKGEKLKEAETAGADFVGCEDIIDKISKGWLEFDAVVATPDTMKDLSKVGKILGPRGLMPNPKTGTVTFDIAKTVKEIKAGRVEFKNDPEGIVHSVVGKLSFDENKLVENAKAIISQILILKPASAKGQYINSIAVSSTMGPGIKVKSETDRG
- the rplK gene encoding 50S ribosomal protein L11, translated to MAKKVKTQVKLQIPAGAANPAPPVGPALGQHGVNIMDFCKQFNEKTKSLEAGMLVPVIITIYDDRSFTFITKVPPVSALLKKACGIAKAAGDQKQKIAKITKKQIEDIAKQKMPDLNTTTLESAIKIVEGTAKSMGIEITAS
- a CDS encoding CDP-alcohol phosphatidyltransferase family protein, with the protein product MKRDIYILPSIFTVTNIAAGFFSIHYSISSQFTAAAWAIIVAILMDIADGRIARSLHVESSFGLELDSLADFSSFGIAPSILMYQLVLKDMGKIGFAIAVFFVIASALRLARFNSKAQQNSGNMVTGSMTYFEGLPTTAAGGIIASFVLSYELFATGPELTAKTIPLLMKRMPMFFQTMPFLMVIISIFLISKIKYSNFKWLNFARPHSFQMLVLLIVAIILIFTYPQNTIFIIYILYFLSGIIGYLLRLIRIRKHE
- a CDS encoding phosphatidylserine decarboxylase; the protein is MVKAGFKYIFLFLIFSLIFFFVGGLLNYIFGSIFLILAIFCIYFFRDPTRKIGFDENQILSPADGTVFEISDIEESLVIKGRAKVVKIFLSVLDVHLQRAPISGKITYIKKESGKFLPANHPDAAVKNTQNLVGINGQMSIYIKQIAGIIAQKCELWVKLDDVIKQGEKIGLIHFGSQVDIYLPENIKLKVAVGNKVKAGITVIGEIIPEQ